A single region of the Podospora pseudopauciseta strain CBS 411.78 chromosome 1, whole genome shotgun sequence genome encodes:
- the IPI3 gene encoding Pre-rRNA-processing protein ipi3 (COG:S; EggNog:ENOG503NZGX): MLSEAFVSAICGPPLSSNTAISKDIGIYTHTLSPAYSIKSTFKKSSVPVNCLAVSETHVFAAQEGKAYVHVYARLRGNQEAFVAFPERIRCVTLSGDVLIMGTAEGRLMLWETCTGRLVSTPARHVQAVSCVVATPTHILTGSDDSDIHVWSMSQLLELDSAAEPEPERSLSNHRAGITALSANSSVSASTNFCVSASKDKSCIIWNYQTGDALRTLIFPKFPLCVSLDPSSRAVCASCEDGTLFVTELFGEKPLLGPSSEEASTVVQIESPFGATPPELGPASCLSMSYDGTVILTGHPRGQIMKWDISEKSKTPVELANVNAAVTNVVFVSPFPTGKPTKTVHIVKPSQSERTYTLAAQLDPLATPESRFDSLLNATGFPKEALESAIAAFEQPDVEFAEKEEEELQKHNQEFWEIMKDERIVQKDAFRIGPV, encoded by the exons ATGCTGTCAGAAGCATTTGTGTCGGCCATCTGCGGCCCTCCGCTCTCATCCAACACTGCCATCTCCAAAGATATCGGCATCTACACTCATACTCTGAGCCCAGCTTATTCCATCAAGTCGACCTTCAAAAAGAGCTCAGTTCCAGTGAACTGTCTTGCTGTGAGCGAGACGCATGTGTTCGCTGCGCAGGAGGGCAAAGCTTACGTGCACGTTTACGCGAGGTTACGTGGAAACCAGGAGGCATTTGTTGCCTTTCCAGAAAGGATACGATGTGTAACCTTGTCCGGCGATGTTCTCATCATGGGTACAGCTGAAGGGCGTCTCATGTTATGGGAG ACATGCACTGGCCGACTAGTGTCGACTCCTGCGCGCCACGTTCAGGCAGTTTCCTGCGTGGTTGCCACGCCCACGCACATTCTCACAGGCTCTGATGACTCCGATATCCATGTGTGGTCCATGTCCCAGCTTCTGGAGCTGGACTCAGCCGCCGAACCGGAACCGGAGAGGAGCCTTTCCAACCACAGGGCAGGCATCACGGCCCTGTCCGCAAACTCAAGTGTTAGTGCCAGCACAAACTTCTGCGTGTCAGCCAGCAAGGACAAGTCTTGCATCATTTGGAATTACCAAACAGGCGACGCCCTGCGGACCCTCATCTTTCCCAAGTTTCCTCTGTGCGTCTCCTTAGACCCCTCATCGCGGGCTGTTTGCGCGTCCTGCGAGGACGGCACACTTTTCGTCACAGAACTGTTCGGGGAGAAGCCTCTGCTCGGGCCGTCGTCAGAAGAGGCATCGACTGTGGTACAAATCGAGTCACCTTTTGGGGCAACTCCACCAGAGCTCGGGCCGGCCTCTTGCTTGAGTATGAGTTATGACGGGACAGTCATTCTTACGGGCCATCCAAGAGGTCAGATCATGAAGTGGGACATCTCGGAAAAGAGCAAGACGCCGGTAGAGTTGGCCAATGTCAACGCGGCCGTTACAAATGTTGTATTTGTTTCGCCATTCCCAACGGGCAAACCCACCAAGACAGTACATATCGTCAAGCCTTCGCAATCAGAGCGGACATACACCCTTGCGGCCCAGCTTGACCCGTTAGCAACCCCCGAGTCCAGATTTGACTCGCTCTTGAACGCTACCGGGTTTCCGAAAGAAGCCCTGGAAAGCGCGATTGCCGCGTTCGAACAGCCAGACGTGGAATTCGcagagaaagaggaggaggagcttcaGAAGCACAATCAAGAGTTCTGGGAGATCATGAAGGACGAAAGGATAGTACAAAAGGACGCTTTCAGGATAGGGCCCGTTTAG